cttacagttaccaaaggggaaagggggggagggataaattaagagtttgggattaacagatacaaactactatatataaaagaaataaacaacaaggtcctactttatagcacagggagctatatttaccttgtaataaactataatggaaaagaatatgaaaaaggatatatacatgtataactgaataaccttgctgtacaccagaaactaacacaacattgtatatcaactatacttcaattaaaaaacagaaaagaaaaaaatagatgtctTTTTAAATGGATGCCTTGgcaatcaaaagcttaatgtcaggcaCTTACACTACAGGGTTCAATACCAGTCAGGGTTCAATTAGGAAAGCCACGTCACTATGATTTTAGAGATAAGGGAATTTTTAAATAGGAATTAGACCTTACACAAATGTGGAAGGAGAAATCAGAGCTTGTCGGAATTCTGAGAATCCAGGCATATCTAAGCAGAAGCATGGTACGAGATCAGTGAATTCTGTGAACACAAGCCCAATTGCCACAATTCGTTTTTTGTAAGATGACTTCCCGGGTCACAAGCAATGATGGATGGAATACAATGACAGAGAATAAAGCATTGTGTAAGGTCCACAGATGGTACTTTTATCAGAAGCACTGGGAGAGGAAAGACAGTTCCATATCTACAGCAACTGGTTTTTCCAGTGAAAAGAAAGTGCTGTCCCTTCCATGATGGAAGTGGTCTCATGTAATCAAATTCCCAGCTGGGGGTTGGGGAATCTCCTTTGGAGAACAGCACCCAAATCTTCCTCCTCATTCACCTGATCACATAGAACTTCTCATGAGGTCACAAGGCATGGGCTGCGAGATGGGAGTCGCTGTAGAAGGAACTGGAGCTCTGGGAATTTGAGCTACTTGCTTGTGCAACTCACTTGTGACTTTGAGCCCAGTCTCATACGTATCACTTCCACCCGATGATGAAGTGCTGCTGGTATGCCCAAATTTATGACTTCATTGCATAACTTTCTGGCTCATGGCCATGTATTTAGTTTTAACTAGTCACCAATAAAACCAGAAGCTGCTTTCACAGAAGGAGTCATGTCACATGCAGAGGACGACATAACTCTCTGTTCCCAAATCCTAAATATCTGTGTTGTGATCTCCATGCAGCATCCCTATCTGTCGCAGACACTGCCTACATTACCAGGTACAGACAACACAGACATTATCAGGGACcataaaattattttggtaaAGAGCCATGTAGTAAATGgtttaggctttgcagaccacTCAATCTcagtcacaactactcaactctgccattttaGCACGAAAGCACCCGTAGGCAATATATAAGAGTGGTCATGGTTGTTTCAATAAAATCTTATTTACAGAAACAAGTGGCAGCCAGATTTGACCCATGGATTGTAGTTTGCCAATTCTTGAACTACACTGTGAAACAAGATTGGACAGTGATGTAGCCTGGAGCTGGGtcaataaaaatgtgttgatAGCCCTACCTGATGAAACTGAACTTCAATGGATGATATTTGCTaatagatatagagaaaaaaaagcacatgtcAGTTCAGTGAGGTGAACTGCATATGAGGTGCCAGCAGATGTGTTCTCTAGCAATAAAGCCAAATCTggagctgcaaatggcattaactCCTAATTAAGTTTACAGTAATCCCATGTCATTCTTCAAGATTCACCTGTCTTCTGCACAGGTCAAATGAGTGAAGTGAATGGGAATATGATGGAAATCATGACCCCTGCAGCTTTCAGGATACTGCTAGTGGCACTAATCTCTTCAATCCTTCCAGTAATATAACACTgcttttggttttctgttttggtATGTACAAGGCAGTTATCATGTTCACTTGTCCTTTCTTATCAAAATTGCCCTTGTACCATGGGCTAGAGAACCAAGGTGAGGATTCTGCCAGTTGGTTATTCCAAATGCAACTCTGCATTCTGGAACTTAGTAAATAACCAGAGGATGAGTTCAGGGATCCATTTAGACCAGCTCATGTGGATGGACCCAAGCAAAAACATCCATTATTTGTCATTTATAAGTTCCTGTACTAACCAGTAGACCACAATGCCATTTTGGGGTCCAGGAGTTAATGTCAGCTCCAGTGTCTAGTGCTTCCTTCATCTTCTGGTGATTTCCACTAACCTAATGCACAACCTCCATAAAGTGTGGCTGGAAGTCATGCTGAAGAAGTCTAGGGATGATTTATGGTATTGGTAGTATACCAGGGTATATCCTCCCTCAAGGGGACCCGGCCTGCCCTTCATTCAAGATGCTCTGGAAATGGGAACTGACTCATGTTATGGAATTGGCTTAGGGACCACAACTCTCATGTTGATTCAGGTCAGACATGTTAATCAGACCTAGAGCTTTTCTCCTGATTCAAATCAAGCAGGGTATTAGACTTCCCATTTATTTCAGTCCTAGAGATACCACATGAGCAAATGTAAAAAATCTCTGTGTATCAAACCATTCTAATGATCCCTTTCAGTTTGCTGTTCATTGTGAAAAACACGCTCACTTTATCTCTGCCAATGAAGTGTTTCCACTTGACCAATGATGCCCCACGATCCCATTAGCCTCACTGAATTTAGGGAGCCCATTATGATGACATAATTTCCCTCTCTCATTACTGGCCTGCAGAGAAGAGTAGCTACAGAGCATTCCAAGACTGCTAACGCTCCCCTCACCAATACGTTTCTTAAACCTCTGGCAAAGGAAGTGTCCTCTGAGCCCTCCCAGGGCACATAGGGGGTTTGGGTAAGCGGATCTTATGTGATAAATCCACTCCAGCGGTCTGGCATTCCTATGCCTTTGTAAACCTTCTACAGCggtggttctcagctggggaaACCTTTGGTCCCCCCTCCCAGGAAACATGTGGCAGTGTCTTGAGACTTTTTTCTTTAAGGAGCTGTGTTACGAATGAGCCCCACGTGGCTGGTGCACACGGAGGTATCAAGGCACTTTTTATTGTTACAACTAGGGTGGCAGGGAAGAGTATGTGGCACTGGGCCATCTTACattgcacaggacagctcccaaCAACAAAGAGCTACCCAGTTCAAAACGTCAGTCACGCCAAGGTCAAGAAATTTTGCTACAACGTACTTAGAAAGTTCTGACATTTTGACTTTAGCATACGCTAACTTTGGGTGCAGGTTTCAGTCATTTGAGCAAACTGTTGAAGGCATTCCCAGGTACCCAAGCTAACATGCTAAGTCTGGAATGGGTGTTGAATGCACTCGTATCAACAAATCCAGCCTAATCCAATATTACATTACTTCCACCTGCTTCAATACCTACAAAATCCACAATCACACATTTCTCAGGCTCCTAttgatataaattataaaatttcttattttagcAGATATAGTGTCTCCTCATGGTCATACTTTATACCCGGTGTGTACCCACCccttccctgctcccttccccaTGTCAAGGACTCTAGTCTGATTACTAGGTCTAGAAAAACGAGAGGTAGTGGAGGCAAGTCTTGAGGATCTACAGTCCCCTGCAAGGAAACTATCTCAGAGTAGAGGAAGACTTCCTTCTAATAGCACAGGAGGCTCAGCTAAGAGGTCACAGGTCAGAGGTCACAGGCCTCAGCTTTGTTGGAATCTGCCCATGTATTTCCACCTCAAGTTTCCAGGATTCTACTCCTTCCCACTGATGCCCTATGACATAAGAGAATCTACAAGGTTGTGAATCAATGTGTTGTCATTCAGCCACTGACTGAATTTGACTTTGgatccccttaaaaaaaaaaaaaaaaaaaaaaaggaaggaaagaaagaaatgctgatTATAACAAGTCCCCCAAAGCGTTGCTATGTAGCCAAGCTCAAAGCTAAGACAGAAAATCCCCAGAGGTAAAAACAGATTTTGAGCTCATGGTATCAAGTGGGAGTTGAAACTGAAGGCCCTACAAAGGCCAATGGAACTGGATAAAAAGCTAAAGATTTAGTCTTTAGCATAGATGGGAGTCAAGGTTAGAGGAAGCTATGCACTAGGAGTGAGTAGTGGACTACTCAACACCAAGAATGGAAGAGCAGCTCTTTCACTGAATGTGAAGAAAGAAACAGGTAGTCCCTAGTTGCTACCACTGTCTTTGAACCAAACTAAAGAACAAGGTCAACCAGAAGGGCAGATATGAGAATCAAAAAGGAAACCTCTCTGGAATCCTCACTGAACCAAGTCTAAGTTCTGCTCTACTTGTGGTCTTTCACTTACAGAGACAAACCTTTTGGGCTTACCACAGGGATCAACAGACTTTTTCTCTGAAgggccagaaagtaaatattttaggttttgtgggccacaGTGCTCATCACAACCACTAAACATGGTCAGCACAATGGGAAACATTCAAAGATGGTAAATAAATGGATGGGCCAATAAAGAGCTTttatgttccaataaagctttaaagGCAATGAGCCAGATTGGGCTCACAGGAGGTAGTTTTCCAGCCCTTGACTTAACTCACTAAACTACAAATTACCTTGAGAGTTGGTGGGCTATCCTGATAtctaccaaacaaaacaaaacagaacatgaAAGGCCTAGGATTTCTGACATCTAATGCAATGCAATTTGAGGTAGCATGGACTTTATATACACATGTGAAGGTGTGGTCTAGGAAACCAATCTTGGAAACCTGCCTCTCACATTAAATACATCTTTTGCTGAGTAAAGCCCTTTAACCAAGTAAGTGTTAAACATCAGTGAAATGACTAAGAAGTAGGAAATGGTATGCAAACCTCCTCCTTAACAACTTGTTCCCATCATTCTAGGTTTCTTCCCTATGCACATTTTTCCTTAGGGAATCGTTGATAAATTTTACCTCTAAAACTTACCTATTTCCACTCTCTATCTTCAGGATTTGCCCAATCACTGTTACTttgtaaacaattaaaaaaaaataaaaaatttggtaAATTCCTTTTGTCCCACAGCTAATGGTTCTCTGTGTCATAGTGTCTGGAATGACTCAGCTACTTCCGCAGTCAGACCAAACACGTGAAAGGACAAGCCGGTACCCCGGgctatccatccattcacccgGTAAGGAAGTCTGACGAGGAGAACTAGGAAGTGTAAATTTCTACTGTTGGAATTAAAACAGAATATTCTGGGCTGCATGGATTTATCCTAAACTTCAAAtgcattaatttataaatatatagttaCAATGACTAACATTCTGTATCTTTAAATaaccatataatttttttctttttataactgaTTTCCAGAGAACTATTCCTTAATtttggctatatatatatatatatatacctcatgATGATAGGATTTCTTACTGTGAGGGATTAATGTTCttagtaatttttaatattacattttacattattttactaCCTATGTTACtataaaaataacagtattttaCTGGAAAATTGATGctcaatgaaaaatttaaaatatagaagtTAAATGTGGAAAAAATCCCTGAAAATCTTGCCACTTATGTAAATAAGGGTGAATATCCCTTTACAGATGATAGGATgcattaacacacacacatacatgtttgATTAAAGTATGTGATGTACCTAAAATACATTAAACTGTTACATGCTTCTGTCATAAGTCTAAGCCATCATTTTAACAGATCTGTTATTACATAAGTATCTCAAAATATAAATTCCTACTGAATATTTCACTTTTACAAAATTTAGTAGCATTGACGTACTACTCACCTTTTCTATTTGAATTTCCTAATTATAAGGTCCTATTCTATGATTTCTATATCAAAGGGACGCACGTTCTATATTTTGATATGTACTCACCAACTTCactttgaaaagtaatttttcaATCTACCGCTAGGAAAAAGTGTGCAAGTCAGTCATTGAATAAATATGTTTGATGAAATTACCAAATTTCaacaaataacttttttctttttatctcaggCCAGAGAGAAGGAGTAAGGAGATAGAGAACTTGACAAAAGTAATCTACTTCAAACAGCCTCTTTTCTCTACTTAAGAAGTCTTGATGAAAGTAATGCTAAAACCCTTGGAAGACAATCACATCAAAACCTagatggaggacttccctggtggtgcagttgttgagagtctgcctgccgatgcacgggacacgggtttgagccctggtccgggaagatcccacataccgcggagcaactaagcccgtgcgccacaactactgtgcctgcacgtctggagcctgtgctccgcaacgagaggccgcgacagtgagaggcccgcgcaccgcgatgaagagtggcccccgctcgccacaactggagaaagtcctcacacagaaatgaagacccaacacagccaaaaataaataaataaattaaaaaaaaaaaaaacctagatggAAATGTGGTGAATAAGAAACCAACTATCAGTTCATTTACTAAGAAATGTTTGTCCTCTGTCACTGTCATTAGTAACTCTTTCTGACACTTAAACCTCTGCCTTGACATTCTTGAAAAGAGGGTCAACAGTATGTTTTCTGTATTGCAAGATGAACAATCCATTTTCAGTAAGTCTATACTGTCACAAAAGATAACTGAATTTGTACTGTATAAAATTGACAGAATATTAGACAAAGTCCAAGATAAGATCCAACTTGAAGCGAGGCTGGGGGGACAAGAGGAGCTAATCATAACAGGACGATGCCACACTAATATTACAAATTGCAGTACTGAGTGGTTTTCTAACACTTCAACTCTTTGTCTCCCTGAATTACTTTTAAGGCCACACTTAGGTTAACTGCTCTGAATacaaatttttatgaaattttgGAGGGGACTGcaacataattttcaaaaagtttctcctcattcattaatttaacaaatatcgAGCACCTACGAAGTAGTTGACAATGTTCAGACTGTAGATTCAGAACAAAGGTCTCTGCGTTTGTGGAGCTTACATTGTAATGGGCATAAATTTTGGCATGTCCATCATACTTTTGTACAAGGCCTGCTAAAACTCATACTAAGGCTTCTCCCCTGAGTAATATTTAATAGAGGTCAAAGTTCAAACTGAAGTCCTTACTACACCATTTACCAGGGTTCTCTGCTGTGTGGCCTCCTGACTACTGGAACATGCTGAGCTATGGCTGAAACACTGACTTTAATgaaacaagtgattttttttcttttgaacttgATGATTGGAAGAATTCACATGACacctgagttttgttttgtttttttttttaatcattttatggaACTTTTTTCCTGTGTGGGCTCTCTGATGGTCTTACCATTCCTATCACTTTTATAGGATTTATCAGTAGCATGGATTCTGTGATGAATTGTTAGATTGGAGCGCCAACTGAAGCTCTTACCACAGGTCTCACACTTGTAAGGCTTCTCCCCTGTGTGCACTCTCTGATGAGACTGTAACTGTGAAGACCGACTGAAGACCTTACTGCATCTGTCACATCTGTAcggcttctctccagtgtggacACTCTGATGAAGCTGAAGACTTGAGGCCTGACTGAAGTGCTTCCCACACTCCCCACACTtatatggtttctctcctgtgtggacCCTCTGATGCATGTCGAGGTTCAGGCTCCACTTGAAGCCCTTCCCACACTCCTCACATTTGTATGGCTTTTCTCCAGTGTGGACTTTTTGATGGGCTTGAAGGTGTGAACTCCGACCGAAGCTCTTCCCACACTCTTCACATTTGAATGGTTTTTCTCCGCTGTGGACTCTCTGATGGGCCAGAAGATTTGAGGCCTGCCTGAAGACTTTCCCACACTCCTCACAATTATACGGTTTCTCTCCGGTGTGGATTCTGCAGTGAATTTTAAGATCTGCTCTTCGACTGAATCCCTTCCCACACTCTTCACATTTGTATGGTTTCTCACCGGTATGGATCAGCTGGTGAATCTGAAGTCGTGAACTCTGATTGAAGCCTTGCCCACACTCCTCACACTTGTAAGGTTTCTCTATGCTGTGGGCCTTCTGATGGATTTGAAGATATGAACTCTGACTGAAGCCCTTCCCACATACCTCACATTTATAGGGCTTCTCCCCTGTGTGGACAACCAGATGAACTTGATAATGGGAGTTCCTCCTGAAGCTCTTCCCACACTCATCACATTTGtatggtttctctcctgtatggACTCTTTGATGTGCCTGAAGGTTTGAACTCAGAGTAAAGCCTTTACCACACACATTACATATGTATgatttctctccagtgtggaccCCCTGATGGGCCTGAAGACTTGAAGGCCGACTAAAGCCTTTCCCACATTCCTCACATTTGTAGGGTTTTTCTCCTGTGTGGACCCTCTGATGAATGTATAGATTTGAGCTACAAATGAAGCCCTTCCCACACTCCTCACATTTGTATGGCTTCTCTCCCGTATGGACTCTCTGATGAGACTGAAGGTGTGAATTCCGACTGAAGCTCTTATCGCACATGTCACATTTGAATggtttctccccagtgtggaCTCTCTGATGGTCCTGAAGGTGAGAGGCCTGACTGAAGGCCCTCCCGCACTCCTCACAATTATAAGGTTTCTCTCCCGTGTGGACTTTACAATGAACAGTAAGTGCTGACCTACGACTGAAGCCTTTCCCACATTCCCCACATTTGAACGGTTTCTCTACAGTGTGGACTTTCTGAGGAGTCTGCAGCTGTGAGCTCTGACTGAACTCCTTGCCACACTCATCACACTCACTGCGTTTTCCTCCCACGTGAACTCTCTGATGAATATGAAGAACCGAGCTGTAACGGAAGCCTTTTCCACACTCACTGCACATATGAGACTTCTCTTTTGAGTGTAATTGCTGGTGAAGATCAAAGGTGGAGAGATTGGTGAAGGTTTTTTTATATTCGTTACACTGGTAAGGTTTTTGTCCTGTGTGAATCATAGTTTTCTGATCCAGTGTTGAAACCCTCGTGCTATCTTTTCTATAATCACTGTAGCTGTAAGATTTTTGACCCTTGTGTACTCCATGAGCATCAAGGTGATGTGAAATCCAACTGATGGTGTCAACATCCTCTTTACACTGACACAGTTTATTTTTCATGGAAATTTGCTGGTGTCTATTCTGATAATTCTGCAACTCAGTCAATGAAGTTTTCCTCCAGGAATCCTGGGCTCTCAGAGTTGCACACCTTGGATTTCCAGTACTACTGGGATCACCCGCTTTATCATTTAATATATGGTTCTCATCTTCAGAAATTTGAATAGAGAGTCCTGCCCCACCCTGGCAGGGGGAATCACCTTGTTTGTGGAACTGACAACTATTTATCACGGAGTCTTGGCATCTGGTTAAGTCACTTGCAATTTGTTGCCAGATTTGCCGGCAGGAAAGGTCTTCACGTGATCCTCTGTCTTGAACGGCCCTCAACTCACTTTGATTGTTTTCTTCTATAAGGACAGAGAATTCAGAGATGTGGACATGTGAAAGCTTTGTTCAAAGATTCAAGATTTTACACTTAAGACACAGTATGAGACTTAATGAACCTCAGGATGGTTCAGCTTATCTTTCGCACCACAAATGAAGTTCTCTGGTTTATATACTGACAGAAACCAAGAGACGGTCCATTAAACTCCCAAATACTTAGCATTAAAGAAacccatttaaaacaaaatgattaccatCTGACATACTATTTAAATCATCTTTCAAAAATTACATGTCATTCCTACCACAATACAGTATCAATAAAGACAAGCATTTTGCTGTGCTCACAGCTTTAACAGTGCCTGGCAGTTAGTCAGGGCTCAAGAAATGCATGTACAGGTGAACCCCAGTTTGATTTCCAGGATTCTCTACAATTCTGAATCCCAGGTTAAGTTTGAACCaagtcagagaagcaaaagagctTTCACAAGTCAGGTATCAGATATAGGAAAAGGACTGGAAAGTACAGTTTTGCTGAAAAGTTGAAAGGCTGCACCAGAGGCAGCAGTACACCAAGGGGGTTAGTGCTGAGGAGAATATCAAAGGTGCTAagaatcgggacttccctggtggcagggtggttaataatctgcctaccagtgcaggggacacgggttcgagccctggtccggaaagatcccacatgccgcggagcaattaagcccgtgagccacaactactgagcccacgtgccgtaactactgaagcccgcgcacctagagcccgtgctccgaaacaagagaagccaccgcaatgagaagcctgcgcactgcaacgaagagctgctcccactcgccacaactagagaaaaggccgtgtgcaacaacgaagacccaatgcagccaaaaattaattaattaattaaaaaaaaggttctaagaATCAGTGGGggtaaaaaaaaagcatgaaaaccTATGCACTGGATCCTTCTGAGGCATCTGTGCTGCCTAATACGTCCCCCCACTCCCCCTGCCAAGTAGGAGTCAAAATTTAGAGGCTAGGGAAGAATGCTGTCTCTTTAAAAACAGCCTGGAAAATTTTTGGACACAGATACATTGGTCTTTAACAAGAATGAGTTCCAAAGTGAAGAATGGGGTTTATGAGTGAGCTGGGAATAAATTCCATAGCTTGTGATAAGTATTGAGAAGAAACAGACTAGAAACTATTAAAGAATCATCAAAGCACTCAAGGTGACATTATCTAAAATACCTTCTACAGGATACGTACGaatccccacccccacacacaaaatGTTTGTAGAGCTAACAAAGATCGATTTCTTATTAGTGAGGTGGGCTTTGGAGGAAGCAAATGGGATGCAGCGGGGCAAATCTTTTAAGGGAAAGGCTAACTCACCAGCTGGCTGTTTTCTGAGACCTGTTCTCCCCTGGTATAAGGGATaaggaaatagaattttttttccttctataggAGAGCTACCTAAGAAGTAGACATATGAATATGCTCTGCTACTAAGCGCTCAAGGGAAGTCACAGGGAAAGCGTTTTACTCAGTTTGGTTATAATTACAGGTTCTATACATGTTTTTTGTGCAAGTTGATGAGGGCCAACTTGTACAGAAaggcaaacacacacatacacatcatgGGCACCTGAGAAGTTAGAATTAGGCTAGGAATTCATTTGAAGACAAAAAAACATTTGGCAATATCCCTTATTCACTTGGATTTGTTCACTGCCTACTAGCTATTTTCATGGAAGGCTAATTTCTCTATCcattaactcattcatttattcaagaaatatttaagagCCCCTGTCATGTACGAAGACTATGCTAAGCACTGAGGCTAGTGAGCAATAAACATAACAGACCAAATTCCTCCTCCACTCCTGGATTACCCTCCAGTGGAAGAAAGAGAGGTGAGAAACAGGTGAACAAAAATGTACATGAGTGAAATGCTTAGAGACAAAAcaaggcagggcagagagagtAAGAAAGAAGACTGTATTTTCCATAGGGTGGTCAGAGGACAGCCCTCTCATCATCTTAAAGGTGAATGACTGAAAGAAGTAGAGAGGCCTAAAAGATTACAGGTgaaagagtattccaggcagagagaagaacaAGGAAAAGGCTCTGTGGCAGAAGCATCCTTTGCAGGTCTGGAAAAGATAGGGtaagaaggaggagaggagatgTATTCAGGGAGGTGGTGGGGAACGAACAGCAGCCCACAGAAGACTCTAGAAGCCACTTTAAGTGGTTTTTattctaagtaaaagaagccacaaGAGAATTTTGAAACAAGAACATAACCTGACTTAAAATTACAAAAGATCACTTTGCCACTTAAAGAACAAACTGTGGGAGGAGAAGGATGGGATCAGGTGACCAGTACAAAGACTATGCAATAATCCGGGAAAGAGATTTCCAACTGGGACCAGGTGATGGACAGCACAGGGCTGGTGAGAAgcaaaacagatggagagctaacCACAAGAACTCAGGATTGCTTGGTTCTTACCTAAATTTCTATCTGGGTTGCTGAATTCATCAACCAAAGCCTCTCTGCTCTTTCTATATGTTTTGTATCTCGTTTGAAGAAGGAGAACATGCAAAGTCACAAGTTAACATGAACGGGCTAGAGCTAAAGTTTACTAGAAATTTGAGTTCCAACTGCATATTCAAGATATTGAAAGCcgtgtttttcaaactttgtaTCACGACCCAATGAAGAAACAGCATTTATTTCACAACCTAGATACACATGTAGAAGTATACATTACTAAAACGATGCTTGAATGACCTATTTCTAACCAATGTCTATTTTCATGAAATCTGTTCCCACTGGCTCTCACACCACTCATGCCATCGGCCAGAGTTTTTGCTGCAATGTGTTGTACTCTTCCTAACaaactctgatattttctatactattttatttcattaaaaaatcgcACGTAGGGCTCAATAAATTGGCTTTATAATCCA
Above is a window of Balaenoptera ricei isolate mBalRic1 chromosome 19, mBalRic1.hap2, whole genome shotgun sequence DNA encoding:
- the LOC132353636 gene encoding zinc finger protein 226-like isoform X3, with protein sequence MSTFQEAVTFKDVAVAFTEEELGLLDLAQRKLYQDVMVENFRNLVSVEENNQSELRAVQDRGSREDLSCRQIWQQIASDLTRCQDSVINSCQFHKQGDSPCQGGAGLSIQISEDENHILNDKAGDPSSTGNPRCATLRAQDSWRKTSLTELQNYQNRHQQISMKNKLCQCKEDVDTISWISHHLDAHGVHKGQKSYSYSDYRKDSTRVSTLDQKTMIHTGQKPYQCNEYKKTFTNLSTFDLHQQLHSKEKSHMCSECGKGFRYSSVLHIHQRVHVGGKRSECDECGKEFSQSSQLQTPQKVHTVEKPFKCGECGKGFSRRSALTVHCKVHTGEKPYNCEECGRAFSQASHLQDHQRVHTGEKPFKCDMCDKSFSRNSHLQSHQRVHTGEKPYKCEECGKGFICSSNLYIHQRVHTGEKPYKCEECGKGFSRPSSLQAHQGVHTGEKSYICNVCGKGFTLSSNLQAHQRVHTGEKPYKCDECGKSFRRNSHYQVHLVVHTGEKPYKCEVCGKGFSQSSYLQIHQKAHSIEKPYKCEECGQGFNQSSRLQIHQLIHTGEKPYKCEECGKGFSRRADLKIHCRIHTGEKPYNCEECGKVFRQASNLLAHQRVHSGEKPFKCEECGKSFGRSSHLQAHQKVHTGEKPYKCEECGKGFKWSLNLDMHQRVHTGEKPYKCGECGKHFSQASSLQLHQSVHTGEKPYRCDRCSKVFSRSSQLQSHQRVHTGEKPYKCETCGKSFSWRSNLTIHHRIHATDKSYKSDRNGKTIREPTQEKSSIK
- the LOC132353636 gene encoding zinc finger protein 226-like isoform X1 gives rise to the protein MYVPRAELLCVCPDFSKSTARRKRQQSPTTLHFPRRREKMSTFQEAVTFKDVAVAFTEEELGLLDLAQRKLYQDVMVENFRNLVSVEENNQSELRAVQDRGSREDLSCRQIWQQIASDLTRCQDSVINSCQFHKQGDSPCQGGAGLSIQISEDENHILNDKAGDPSSTGNPRCATLRAQDSWRKTSLTELQNYQNRHQQISMKNKLCQCKEDVDTISWISHHLDAHGVHKGQKSYSYSDYRKDSTRVSTLDQKTMIHTGQKPYQCNEYKKTFTNLSTFDLHQQLHSKEKSHMCSECGKGFRYSSVLHIHQRVHVGGKRSECDECGKEFSQSSQLQTPQKVHTVEKPFKCGECGKGFSRRSALTVHCKVHTGEKPYNCEECGRAFSQASHLQDHQRVHTGEKPFKCDMCDKSFSRNSHLQSHQRVHTGEKPYKCEECGKGFICSSNLYIHQRVHTGEKPYKCEECGKGFSRPSSLQAHQGVHTGEKSYICNVCGKGFTLSSNLQAHQRVHTGEKPYKCDECGKSFRRNSHYQVHLVVHTGEKPYKCEVCGKGFSQSSYLQIHQKAHSIEKPYKCEECGQGFNQSSRLQIHQLIHTGEKPYKCEECGKGFSRRADLKIHCRIHTGEKPYNCEECGKVFRQASNLLAHQRVHSGEKPFKCEECGKSFGRSSHLQAHQKVHTGEKPYKCEECGKGFKWSLNLDMHQRVHTGEKPYKCGECGKHFSQASSLQLHQSVHTGEKPYRCDRCSKVFSRSSQLQSHQRVHTGEKPYKCETCGKSFSWRSNLTIHHRIHATDKSYKSDRNGKTIREPTQEKSSIK
- the LOC132353636 gene encoding zinc finger protein 226-like isoform X2, which translates into the protein MYVPRAELLCVCPDFSKSTARRKRQQSPTTLHFPRRREKMSTFQAVTFKDVAVAFTEEELGLLDLAQRKLYQDVMVENFRNLVSVEENNQSELRAVQDRGSREDLSCRQIWQQIASDLTRCQDSVINSCQFHKQGDSPCQGGAGLSIQISEDENHILNDKAGDPSSTGNPRCATLRAQDSWRKTSLTELQNYQNRHQQISMKNKLCQCKEDVDTISWISHHLDAHGVHKGQKSYSYSDYRKDSTRVSTLDQKTMIHTGQKPYQCNEYKKTFTNLSTFDLHQQLHSKEKSHMCSECGKGFRYSSVLHIHQRVHVGGKRSECDECGKEFSQSSQLQTPQKVHTVEKPFKCGECGKGFSRRSALTVHCKVHTGEKPYNCEECGRAFSQASHLQDHQRVHTGEKPFKCDMCDKSFSRNSHLQSHQRVHTGEKPYKCEECGKGFICSSNLYIHQRVHTGEKPYKCEECGKGFSRPSSLQAHQGVHTGEKSYICNVCGKGFTLSSNLQAHQRVHTGEKPYKCDECGKSFRRNSHYQVHLVVHTGEKPYKCEVCGKGFSQSSYLQIHQKAHSIEKPYKCEECGQGFNQSSRLQIHQLIHTGEKPYKCEECGKGFSRRADLKIHCRIHTGEKPYNCEECGKVFRQASNLLAHQRVHSGEKPFKCEECGKSFGRSSHLQAHQKVHTGEKPYKCEECGKGFKWSLNLDMHQRVHTGEKPYKCGECGKHFSQASSLQLHQSVHTGEKPYRCDRCSKVFSRSSQLQSHQRVHTGEKPYKCETCGKSFSWRSNLTIHHRIHATDKSYKSDRNGKTIREPTQEKSSIK